A genomic window from Glycine soja cultivar W05 chromosome 10, ASM419377v2, whole genome shotgun sequence includes:
- the LOC114372166 gene encoding probable inactive ATP-dependent zinc metalloprotease FTSHI 5, chloroplastic isoform X2, producing MTSSPLHSPLHFPQRPLFTSIRPIPNRTFISNNPRRTPRTPLLLAPITLTPPITFAAKSTPTPTPSPNDDVFSKHLVRALFCFAVGFSALGAFHAPPPAFAIAAPWTYWAKRGTEEKERAKSHQYSDCTDRLLETVSFLLKTVDEVRNGNGDVSEAEAALEAVKSKKEEMRKEINGRLYPALKRLRRERKALWKRSGEIVGEILNAMAEYDKLKAKVAANEKENENARMKELEESVGVMEDEYNGVWERVGEIEDRISREETVALSYGVREINFIERECEQLVERFKREVKNKDFKSLPTGSVTRLSKSVIQKDLETVHRKQAEQIILPSILDVEDLGPFFHEDSINFAQCLTRSLKDSREKQRNLEAQIRKKMKKFGKEKRSIIYSPEEEVVKGFPEVELKWMFGNKEVVLPKAVGLHLYHGWKKWREEAKANLKQNLIKDAEFGRQYVAERQERILLDRDRVVSRTWYNEEKSRWEIDPVAVPYAVSKKLIEHVRIRHDWGAMYIALKGEDEEFYVDIKEYEMLFEDLGGFDGLYMKMLACGIPTAVHLMWIPFSELNIRQQFLLILRVSHGILSGLWNSGVVMNARNWIFKNIKDTTDDIMVVIVFPIVELLVPYPVRIQLGMAWPEEIYQTVDSTWYLKWQSEAELNFRSRQTTTDDDEEVPWFFWFFVRAAIYGFVLFHVLKFTRRRLPSLLGFGPLRRDPNMQKLRRVKYYISQKLKKIKQRRKDGVDPIKTAFEQMKRVKKPPIPLKNFASIESMKEEINEVVTFLQNPKAFQEMGARAPRGVLIVGERGTGKTSLALAIAAEAKVPVVEIKAQQLEAGLWVGQSASNVRELFQTARDLAPVIIFVEDFDLFAGVRGTYIHTKNQDHETFINQLLVELDGFEKQDGVVLMATTRNLKQIDEALQRPGRMDRIFHLQRPTQAEREKILYLSAKETMDDQFIDYVDWKKVAEKTALLRPIELKIVPMALEGSAFRSKVLDTDELMDYCGLFATFSSMIPQWLRKTKIFNKFSKGLVNHLGLTLTKEDLQNVVDLMEPYGQISNGIEYLSPPLDWTRETKFPHAVWAAGRGLTALLLPNFDDVDNLWLEPLSWQGIGCTKITKARNEGSINGNSESRSYLEKKLVFCFGSYVASQMLLPFGEENLLSTSEIQQAQEIATRMVIQYGWGPDDSPAIYYRSNAVTALSMGDDHEYVMAAKVEKMFDLAYLKAREILQKNRLVLEKIVEELLEFEILTGKYVIPNTENAVTKLFTTNCDSF from the exons ATGACTTCTTCTCCACTTCACTCACCACTTCATTTCCCCCAGCGTCCACTTTTCACTTCCATTCGTCCCATTCCAAACCGAACATTCATCTCCAACAACCCCCGCCGAACACCACGAACCCCACTCTTACTCGCTCCCATCACCCTCACTCCACCAATCACCTTCGCCGCAAAGTccacacccacacccacaccCTCCCCGAACGACGACGTTTTCTCGAAACACCTCGTTCGCGCATTGTTCTGCTTCGCCGTTGGTTTCTCCGCGCTCGGTGCATTCCACGCTCCTCCTCCTGCATTCGCAATTGCAGCTCCATGGACTTATTGGGCAAAGAGAGGCACCGAGGAGAAAGAGAGAGCCAAGAGTCACCAGTACTCAGACTGCACCGATAGGCTACTTGAGACGGTATCGTTTCTGTTGAAAACCGTGGACGAGGTTCGGAACGGGAATGGTGACGTGAGCGAGGCGGAGGCGGCGCTGGAGGCCGTGAAATCGAAGAAGGAAGAGATGCGGAAAGAGATTAACGGGAGGCTCTACCCGGCGCTGAAGAGGCTCAGGAGGGAGAGGAAGGCGCTGTGGAAACGGTCCGGGGAGATCGTCGGCGAGATATTGAATGCAATGGCGGAATACGATAAGTTGAAGGCGAAGGTGGCCGCGAACGAGAAGGAGAATGAGAATGCGAGGATGAAGGAGTTGGAGGAGAGTGTGGGAGTGATGGAGGATGAGTACAATGGTGTGTGGGAGAGAGTTGGGGAGATCGAGGACAGGATTTCGAGGGAGGAGACTGTGGCATTGAGTTATGGAGTGAGGGAAATCAATTTCATAGAGAGGGAGTGCGAGCAGCTGGTGGAGAGGTTTAAACGGGAAGTAAAAAATAAGGACTTCAAAAG TTTGCCTACTGGCTCAGTTACCAGGCTCTCGAAATCTGTCATTCAGAAAGATTTGGAAACTGTTCATAGAAAACAAGCAGAACAAATAATTCTTCCTAGTATTTTGGATGTCGAAGATCTTGGGCCATTCTTTCATGAAGACTCTATTAATTTTGCCCAATGCTTAACAAGAAGTCTTAAAGACTCTAGGGAGAAGCAAAGGAATTTAGAGGCtcagataagaaaaaaaatgaagaagtttGGCAAGGAAAAACGCAGTATTATTTATTCACCTGAAGAAGAGGTGGTTAAGGGTTTTCCCGAAGTTGAGTTAAAGTGGATGTTTGGAAATAAGGAGGTTGTGCTTCCCAAAGCTGTTGGTCTCCATCTGTACCATGGTTGGAAGAAATGGCGTGAAGAAGCCAAGGcaaatttaaaacagaatttaatTAAGGATGCAGAGTTTGGCAGACAATATGTGGCTGAAAGACAG GAAAGAATTCTTTTGGACCGTGACAGAGTAGTGTCAAGGACTTGGTACAATGAAGAGAAGAGTAGATGGGAGATTGATCCTGTGGCTGTTCCTTATGCTGTCTCGAAAAAGCTAATAGAGCATGTCCGCATTAGGCATGACTGGGGTGCCATGTATATTGCATTAAAGGGGGAGGATGAAGAATTTTATGTAGACATAAAG GAATATGAAATGCTTTTTGAAGATTTGGGGGGATTTGATGGGCTGTATATGAAAATGCTTGCCTGTGGTATTCCAACAGCGGTTCATCTGATGTGGATTCCTTTCTCAGAATTGAATATCCGCCAACAGTTTCTATTGATTTTAAGAGTGTCTCATGGGATTTTGAGTGGCTTGTGGAATTCTGGAGTTGTCATGAATGCGAGAAATTGGATCTTTAAGAATATTAAGGATACAACTGATGACATAATGGTGGTGATAGTGTTTCCTATTGTGGAACTTTTAGTCCCTTACCCG GTGAGGATACAATTGGGGATGGCTTGGCCAGAGGAAATATATCAGACAGTTGACTCCACATGGTACTTGAAATGGCAGTCAGAAGCAGAATTGAATTTTAGATCCAGACAAACAACAacagatgatgatgaagaagttccatggtttttttggtttttcgtcAGAGCTGCTATATATGGGTTtgttttgtttcatgttttgaaatTTACAAGGAGAAGACTTCCTAGTCTTCTTGGGTTTGGGCCTTTGCGAAGAGATCCGAATATGCAGAAGTTGCGGCGAGTG AAGTATTacatttctcaaaaattgaaaaaaatcaagCAGAGGAGAAAGGATGGCGTTGATCCCATAAAGACCGCTTTTGAACAGATGAAG AGGGTGAAGAAACCACCAATTCCATTGAAAAACTTTGCTAGCATTGAGTCTATGAAAGAGGAAATCAATGAAGTTGTCACATTTTTACAAAATCCAAAGGCATTTCAAGAAATGGGTGCGCGGGCACCTCGG GGTGTTCTTATTGTAGGCGAGAGGGGTACAGGTAAGACATCTCTAGCATTGGCTATAGCTGCTGAGGCTAAGGTGCCCGTTGTTGAAATTAAGGCCCAACAATTGGAGGCTGGGCTGTGGGTTGGACAAAGTGCCTCCAATGTTCGTGAATTGTTTCAGACAGCAAGAGATCTG GCTCCTGTGATAATATTTGTGGAGGATTTTGACCTGTTTGCTGGTGTACGTGGTACATATATTCATACCAAAAatcaagaccatgaaactttcATCAATCAACTGCTTGTGGAACTTGATGG ATTTGAGAAACAAGATGGGGTTGTTTTGATGGCTACTACTAGAAATCTCAAGCAAATTGATGAGGCCTTGCAGAGGCCAGGTCGCATGGATAGAATATTTCATCTTCAAAGACCGACACAAgctgagagagaaaaaatattgtacTTGTCTGCAAAAGAAACCATGGATGATCAGTTTATTGATTACGTTGACTGGAAAAAG GTTGCTGAGAAGACAGCTCTTTTACGACCTATCGAATTAAAAATTGTTCCAATGGCTTTGGAAGGAAGTGCCTTCCGGAGCAAAGTACTGGACACAGATGAATTGATGGACTACTGTGGTTTGTTTGCG ACTTTCAGTTCTATGATTCCACAATGGCTGCGGAAGACCAAAATTTTCAATAAGTTTAGCAAAGGATTGGTGAATCATCTTGGACTGACATTGACAAAAGAAGATCTGCAGAATGTTGTTGATTTGATGGAGCCATATGGGCAAATAAGCAATGGGATAGAGTATTTGAGCCCTCCACTTGAT TGGACGAGGGAAACCAAGTTCCCACATGCTGTCTGGGCAGCTGGTCGTGGTCTTACTGCTCTTTTATTACCAAATTTTGATGATGTTGATAATCTTTGGCTTGAACCTCTATCCTGGCAG GGAATAGGATGTACAAAAATCACAAAAGCAAGAAATGAAGGTTCCATCAATGGGAATTCAGAATCAAGATCATATCTTGAAAAGAAGcttgtgttttgttttggttcttaTGTTGCATCCCAAATGTTACTTCCTTTTGGGGAAGAAAACTTACTTTCTACATCTGAGATACAGCAGGCACAAGAG ATAGCTACACGAATGGTCATTCAGTATGGGTGGGGACCTGATGACAGTCCTGCAATATATTACCGTAGTAATGCG GTTACGGCATTAAGCATGGGGGATGACCATGAATATGTGATGGCAGCTAAAGTTGAAAAG ATGTTTGATTTGGCATATCTCAAAGCAAGAGAAATCCTGCAGAAAAACCGCCTTGTACTTGAAAAGATTGTGGAGGAATTACTCGAGTTTGAAATTTTGACTGGAAAG TATGTCATTCCAAATACAGAGAATGCAGTGACTAAATTATTTACCACAAATTGTGATTCATTCTGA
- the LOC114372166 gene encoding probable inactive ATP-dependent zinc metalloprotease FTSHI 5, chloroplastic isoform X1 translates to MTSSPLHSPLHFPQRPLFTSIRPIPNRTFISNNPRRTPRTPLLLAPITLTPPITFAAKSTPTPTPSPNDDVFSKHLVRALFCFAVGFSALGAFHAPPPAFAIAAPWTYWAKRGTEEKERAKSHQYSDCTDRLLETVSFLLKTVDEVRNGNGDVSEAEAALEAVKSKKEEMRKEINGRLYPALKRLRRERKALWKRSGEIVGEILNAMAEYDKLKAKVAANEKENENARMKELEESVGVMEDEYNGVWERVGEIEDRISREETVALSYGVREINFIERECEQLVERFKREVKNKDFKSLPTGSVTRLSKSVIQKDLETVHRKQAEQIILPSILDVEDLGPFFHEDSINFAQCLTRSLKDSREKQRNLEAQIRKKMKKFGKEKRSIIYSPEEEVVKGFPEVELKWMFGNKEVVLPKAVGLHLYHGWKKWREEAKANLKQNLIKDAEFGRQYVAERQERILLDRDRVVSRTWYNEEKSRWEIDPVAVPYAVSKKLIEHVRIRHDWGAMYIALKGEDEEFYVDIKEYEMLFEDLGGFDGLYMKMLACGIPTAVHLMWIPFSELNIRQQFLLILRVSHGILSGLWNSGVVMNARNWIFKNIKDTTDDIMVVIVFPIVELLVPYPVRIQLGMAWPEEIYQTVDSTWYLKWQSEAELNFRSRQTTTDDDEEVPWFFWFFVRAAIYGFVLFHVLKFTRRRLPSLLGFGPLRRDPNMQKLRRVKYYISQKLKKIKQRRKDGVDPIKTAFEQMKRVKKPPIPLKNFASIESMKEEINEVVTFLQNPKAFQEMGARAPRGVLIVGERGTGKTSLALAIAAEAKVPVVEIKAQQLEAGLWVGQSASNVRELFQTARDLAPVIIFVEDFDLFAGVRGTYIHTKNQDHETFINQLLVELDGFEKQDGVVLMATTRNLKQIDEALQRPGRMDRIFHLQRPTQAEREKILYLSAKETMDDQFIDYVDWKKVAEKTALLRPIELKIVPMALEGSAFRSKVLDTDELMDYCGLFATFSSMIPQWLRKTKIFNKFSKGLVNHLGLTLTKEDLQNVVDLMEPYGQISNGIEYLSPPLDWTRETKFPHAVWAAGRGLTALLLPNFDDVDNLWLEPLSWQGIGCTKITKARNEGSINGNSESRSYLEKKLVFCFGSYVASQMLLPFGEENLLSTSEIQQAQEIATRMVIQYGWGPDDSPAIYYRSNAVTALSMGDDHEYVMAAKVEKMFDLAYLKAREILQKNRLVLEKIVEELLEFEILTGKDLERITKDNGVIREQEPFTLGEVQASEPTSGSFLERGNASGSALLAS, encoded by the exons ATGACTTCTTCTCCACTTCACTCACCACTTCATTTCCCCCAGCGTCCACTTTTCACTTCCATTCGTCCCATTCCAAACCGAACATTCATCTCCAACAACCCCCGCCGAACACCACGAACCCCACTCTTACTCGCTCCCATCACCCTCACTCCACCAATCACCTTCGCCGCAAAGTccacacccacacccacaccCTCCCCGAACGACGACGTTTTCTCGAAACACCTCGTTCGCGCATTGTTCTGCTTCGCCGTTGGTTTCTCCGCGCTCGGTGCATTCCACGCTCCTCCTCCTGCATTCGCAATTGCAGCTCCATGGACTTATTGGGCAAAGAGAGGCACCGAGGAGAAAGAGAGAGCCAAGAGTCACCAGTACTCAGACTGCACCGATAGGCTACTTGAGACGGTATCGTTTCTGTTGAAAACCGTGGACGAGGTTCGGAACGGGAATGGTGACGTGAGCGAGGCGGAGGCGGCGCTGGAGGCCGTGAAATCGAAGAAGGAAGAGATGCGGAAAGAGATTAACGGGAGGCTCTACCCGGCGCTGAAGAGGCTCAGGAGGGAGAGGAAGGCGCTGTGGAAACGGTCCGGGGAGATCGTCGGCGAGATATTGAATGCAATGGCGGAATACGATAAGTTGAAGGCGAAGGTGGCCGCGAACGAGAAGGAGAATGAGAATGCGAGGATGAAGGAGTTGGAGGAGAGTGTGGGAGTGATGGAGGATGAGTACAATGGTGTGTGGGAGAGAGTTGGGGAGATCGAGGACAGGATTTCGAGGGAGGAGACTGTGGCATTGAGTTATGGAGTGAGGGAAATCAATTTCATAGAGAGGGAGTGCGAGCAGCTGGTGGAGAGGTTTAAACGGGAAGTAAAAAATAAGGACTTCAAAAG TTTGCCTACTGGCTCAGTTACCAGGCTCTCGAAATCTGTCATTCAGAAAGATTTGGAAACTGTTCATAGAAAACAAGCAGAACAAATAATTCTTCCTAGTATTTTGGATGTCGAAGATCTTGGGCCATTCTTTCATGAAGACTCTATTAATTTTGCCCAATGCTTAACAAGAAGTCTTAAAGACTCTAGGGAGAAGCAAAGGAATTTAGAGGCtcagataagaaaaaaaatgaagaagtttGGCAAGGAAAAACGCAGTATTATTTATTCACCTGAAGAAGAGGTGGTTAAGGGTTTTCCCGAAGTTGAGTTAAAGTGGATGTTTGGAAATAAGGAGGTTGTGCTTCCCAAAGCTGTTGGTCTCCATCTGTACCATGGTTGGAAGAAATGGCGTGAAGAAGCCAAGGcaaatttaaaacagaatttaatTAAGGATGCAGAGTTTGGCAGACAATATGTGGCTGAAAGACAG GAAAGAATTCTTTTGGACCGTGACAGAGTAGTGTCAAGGACTTGGTACAATGAAGAGAAGAGTAGATGGGAGATTGATCCTGTGGCTGTTCCTTATGCTGTCTCGAAAAAGCTAATAGAGCATGTCCGCATTAGGCATGACTGGGGTGCCATGTATATTGCATTAAAGGGGGAGGATGAAGAATTTTATGTAGACATAAAG GAATATGAAATGCTTTTTGAAGATTTGGGGGGATTTGATGGGCTGTATATGAAAATGCTTGCCTGTGGTATTCCAACAGCGGTTCATCTGATGTGGATTCCTTTCTCAGAATTGAATATCCGCCAACAGTTTCTATTGATTTTAAGAGTGTCTCATGGGATTTTGAGTGGCTTGTGGAATTCTGGAGTTGTCATGAATGCGAGAAATTGGATCTTTAAGAATATTAAGGATACAACTGATGACATAATGGTGGTGATAGTGTTTCCTATTGTGGAACTTTTAGTCCCTTACCCG GTGAGGATACAATTGGGGATGGCTTGGCCAGAGGAAATATATCAGACAGTTGACTCCACATGGTACTTGAAATGGCAGTCAGAAGCAGAATTGAATTTTAGATCCAGACAAACAACAacagatgatgatgaagaagttccatggtttttttggtttttcgtcAGAGCTGCTATATATGGGTTtgttttgtttcatgttttgaaatTTACAAGGAGAAGACTTCCTAGTCTTCTTGGGTTTGGGCCTTTGCGAAGAGATCCGAATATGCAGAAGTTGCGGCGAGTG AAGTATTacatttctcaaaaattgaaaaaaatcaagCAGAGGAGAAAGGATGGCGTTGATCCCATAAAGACCGCTTTTGAACAGATGAAG AGGGTGAAGAAACCACCAATTCCATTGAAAAACTTTGCTAGCATTGAGTCTATGAAAGAGGAAATCAATGAAGTTGTCACATTTTTACAAAATCCAAAGGCATTTCAAGAAATGGGTGCGCGGGCACCTCGG GGTGTTCTTATTGTAGGCGAGAGGGGTACAGGTAAGACATCTCTAGCATTGGCTATAGCTGCTGAGGCTAAGGTGCCCGTTGTTGAAATTAAGGCCCAACAATTGGAGGCTGGGCTGTGGGTTGGACAAAGTGCCTCCAATGTTCGTGAATTGTTTCAGACAGCAAGAGATCTG GCTCCTGTGATAATATTTGTGGAGGATTTTGACCTGTTTGCTGGTGTACGTGGTACATATATTCATACCAAAAatcaagaccatgaaactttcATCAATCAACTGCTTGTGGAACTTGATGG ATTTGAGAAACAAGATGGGGTTGTTTTGATGGCTACTACTAGAAATCTCAAGCAAATTGATGAGGCCTTGCAGAGGCCAGGTCGCATGGATAGAATATTTCATCTTCAAAGACCGACACAAgctgagagagaaaaaatattgtacTTGTCTGCAAAAGAAACCATGGATGATCAGTTTATTGATTACGTTGACTGGAAAAAG GTTGCTGAGAAGACAGCTCTTTTACGACCTATCGAATTAAAAATTGTTCCAATGGCTTTGGAAGGAAGTGCCTTCCGGAGCAAAGTACTGGACACAGATGAATTGATGGACTACTGTGGTTTGTTTGCG ACTTTCAGTTCTATGATTCCACAATGGCTGCGGAAGACCAAAATTTTCAATAAGTTTAGCAAAGGATTGGTGAATCATCTTGGACTGACATTGACAAAAGAAGATCTGCAGAATGTTGTTGATTTGATGGAGCCATATGGGCAAATAAGCAATGGGATAGAGTATTTGAGCCCTCCACTTGAT TGGACGAGGGAAACCAAGTTCCCACATGCTGTCTGGGCAGCTGGTCGTGGTCTTACTGCTCTTTTATTACCAAATTTTGATGATGTTGATAATCTTTGGCTTGAACCTCTATCCTGGCAG GGAATAGGATGTACAAAAATCACAAAAGCAAGAAATGAAGGTTCCATCAATGGGAATTCAGAATCAAGATCATATCTTGAAAAGAAGcttgtgttttgttttggttcttaTGTTGCATCCCAAATGTTACTTCCTTTTGGGGAAGAAAACTTACTTTCTACATCTGAGATACAGCAGGCACAAGAG ATAGCTACACGAATGGTCATTCAGTATGGGTGGGGACCTGATGACAGTCCTGCAATATATTACCGTAGTAATGCG GTTACGGCATTAAGCATGGGGGATGACCATGAATATGTGATGGCAGCTAAAGTTGAAAAG ATGTTTGATTTGGCATATCTCAAAGCAAGAGAAATCCTGCAGAAAAACCGCCTTGTACTTGAAAAGATTGTGGAGGAATTACTCGAGTTTGAAATTTTGACTGGAAAG GATTTAGAAAGAATTACTAAAGATAACGGTGTAATCAGGGAGCAAGAGCCGTTTACTCTTGGTGAAGTTCAAGCTAGTGAG CCAACATCTGGCAGCTTCCTTGAAAGAGGAAATGCATCAGGAAGTGCTCTATTAGCATCCTAG